A stretch of DNA from Peribacillus asahii:
GCATATGCAGAAGAAACTGCTGAATCTGTTGATTTAAGTTGTGATACTTTTGACTTTAGTTGTAAAATACGAGAATTTTTATTGAATGTTGTACAAGGAGCTATAAATTATAGTGTACAACAATTAGATGTTTTTATAATTGAACCTAGTACCATCTTAGACAATCCAACTATAAGTGGATTTTACGATCAAGCATATGACTTTTTCTTCGCTTTGTTAGGAGTGATTTTCCTTTATAAATTAGTAGAAATATTAGCAACTGCTGATCCAGAAGGAAGGGGAGTTATTAGAGAAAAATTAGTCACATTAGTATTTACGATTGGCTTTGCATACAGTTTCAAATGGATATTTGAATCTCTTCTTAAATTTAACAATTGGTTTATTCAAGGTCTATTAAATGGATACAAACTAGAATTTAGTACATTTAAGTATGATGCTACTAAAGTTCAAGAAGCTGAGATCAATTTGATTTTTATGTGTATCTTAGCCTTGATATTGGCTATTTTATT
This window harbors:
- a CDS encoding conjugal transfer protein TrbL family protein, coding for MVFNKKKRKNKIFVSISIVFLLVLALNTFVVNDVAYAEETAESVDLSCDTFDFSCKIREFLLNVVQGAINYSVQQLDVFIIEPSTILDNPTISGFYDQAYDFFFALLGVIFLYKLVEILATADPEGRGVIREKLVTLVFTIGFAYSFKWIFESLLKFNNWFIQGLLNGYKLEFSTFKYDATKVQEAEINLIFMCILALILAILFFILLIQMAIRFAELGFALAIAPICIATNLSDNFNLLPSFWKNLMSIIFTQSVQILLILFMAKFFSEGSIWDAQKIIFGIGYMVLVVKSPHVVKELMYSSGTGRTVGGIGTGAVSTVAKTAILRKVK